A genomic segment from Stappia indica encodes:
- the purM gene encoding phosphoribosylformylglycinamidine cyclo-ligase produces the protein MSEATPSPKNGLSYADAGVDIDAGNALVRRIKPFVKATARPGADSEIGGFGGLFDLKAAGFTDPILVAANDGVGTKLKIAIDSGAHATVGIDLVAMCVNDLVVQGAEPLLFLDYYACGALDVDVATDVVKGIAEGCRISGCALIGGETAEMPGMYGKGDYDLAGFAVGAAERGTLLPRGDIAEGDVLLALASSGVHSNGFSLVRKIVEHSGLDWSADAPFAPGMSLGEALMTPTRIYVKPLLAALKAGAGIKALAHITGGGLPENLPRVLPDHLGARIDLTAISVPPVFGWLAQAGGVAQSEMLRTFNCGVGMVVAVAAESADETIAILTAEGETVSRIGTLEPRTGDEAVVFDGALKL, from the coding sequence ATGAGCGAGGCGACCCCCTCCCCCAAGAACGGCCTGAGCTACGCCGACGCGGGCGTCGACATCGACGCGGGCAACGCCCTCGTGCGGCGGATCAAGCCCTTCGTGAAGGCGACGGCCCGTCCCGGCGCCGACAGCGAGATCGGCGGGTTCGGCGGCCTGTTCGACCTGAAGGCGGCCGGCTTCACCGATCCCATTCTGGTGGCTGCCAATGACGGCGTCGGCACCAAGCTCAAGATCGCCATCGACAGCGGCGCACACGCGACCGTCGGCATCGATCTGGTGGCCATGTGCGTCAACGATCTGGTCGTGCAGGGTGCCGAGCCGCTTCTCTTCCTCGACTATTATGCCTGCGGCGCACTCGACGTCGATGTCGCCACCGACGTGGTGAAGGGCATTGCCGAGGGCTGCCGCATTTCCGGCTGCGCGCTGATCGGCGGCGAGACCGCGGAAATGCCGGGCATGTACGGCAAGGGCGACTACGATCTTGCCGGCTTCGCCGTCGGCGCGGCCGAGCGCGGCACCCTGCTGCCGCGCGGCGACATCGCCGAAGGCGACGTGCTGCTGGCGCTCGCCTCCTCCGGCGTGCATTCCAACGGCTTCTCCCTGGTGCGCAAGATCGTCGAACATTCCGGCCTCGACTGGAGCGCGGATGCGCCGTTCGCACCCGGCATGAGCCTCGGCGAAGCGCTGATGACGCCGACCCGCATCTATGTGAAACCGCTGCTGGCGGCGTTGAAGGCCGGCGCCGGGATCAAGGCGCTCGCCCACATCACCGGCGGCGGCCTGCCGGAGAACCTGCCGCGCGTGCTGCCGGATCACCTGGGCGCCCGCATCGACCTCACCGCGATCTCCGTCCCGCCGGTCTTCGGCTGGCTGGCACAGGCCGGCGGCGTTGCCCAGTCGGAGATGCTGCGCACCTTCAACTGCGGCGTCGGCATGGTCGTCGCGGTTGCCGCGGAGAGCGCCGACGAGACGATCGCGATCCTGACCGCCGAGGGCGAGACGGTAAGCCGCATCGGCACGCTTGAGCCGCGTACGGGCGACGAGGCCGTGGTCTTCGACGGAGCCTTGAAACTTTGA
- the purN gene encoding phosphoribosylglycinamide formyltransferase, giving the protein MTSGASTSSASGRKRTAILVSGRGSNMTALLSAAVDPAFPAEIVAVIANVPDAPALDKARAAGIEAVAVNHRGQGGRQAFEEKLDAELRARNVELVCLAGFMRILTPWFVERWHDRLLNIHPALLPAFKGLDTHARALAEGCRLHGATVHFVRAEMDAGPIIAQGAVAVLDDDTPATLGARVLEVEHRIYPQALALVAAGAFEIHGMRVRLTTSGADVAQPPLIAPKG; this is encoded by the coding sequence TTGACCTCTGGCGCTTCGACCTCTTCCGCTTCCGGCCGCAAGCGCACCGCAATCCTCGTCTCGGGACGCGGATCGAACATGACCGCCCTGCTGTCGGCGGCGGTCGATCCGGCCTTCCCGGCGGAAATCGTCGCGGTGATCGCCAACGTGCCGGACGCACCTGCCCTCGACAAGGCCCGTGCGGCCGGCATCGAGGCCGTCGCCGTCAACCACCGCGGCCAGGGCGGGCGGCAGGCCTTCGAGGAAAAGCTCGACGCGGAGCTGCGCGCGCGCAACGTCGAGCTGGTCTGCCTTGCCGGTTTCATGCGCATCCTCACGCCATGGTTCGTGGAGCGCTGGCACGACCGCCTGCTCAACATCCACCCGGCGCTGCTGCCTGCCTTCAAGGGCCTCGACACCCATGCAAGGGCGCTGGCGGAAGGCTGCCGGCTGCATGGCGCGACGGTGCATTTCGTGCGCGCGGAAATGGATGCCGGGCCGATCATCGCGCAAGGAGCGGTGGCCGTGCTCGACGACGACACCCCGGCAACGCTCGGCGCACGCGTGCTCGAGGTCGAGCACCGCATCTACCCGCAGGCGCTTGCGCTCGTTGCGGCAGGCGCCTTCGAGATCCACGGGATGCGGGTGCGCTTGACGACGTCCGGAGCGGACGTGGCCCAGCCGCCGCTGATCGCGCCGAAGGGCTGA
- a CDS encoding AI-2E family transporter, with protein MTLKRQINFWLVSFALFALFVYLFSPILLPFVAGMALAYLLDPVADRLEALGLPRLGATIVILVLFVLAFILILLLLLPILGNQLAAFLEAFPNLVSSLQELITSGFGSRLFETLGIGGQELKANVGSLLGEGAGWIGGLLKSVWNGGQALLSVISLFVVTPVVAFYLLLDWDRMVDKIDNWLPRQHRDTVRQLAREMDLAVAGFVRGQVSVCFLLGAFYAIGLAAVGLNFGLLIGIGAGLVSFIPYVGATLGLVVSLGVALVQFWPDWPMVAAVLAIFAVGQFLEGNVLQPKLVGNNVGLHPVWLMFALFAFGYLFGFVGMLIAVPAAAMIGVLIRFALNQYMASALYTGEATAMASGVPGDAVGVLPEEKVESRDG; from the coding sequence GTGACGCTCAAGCGACAGATCAATTTCTGGCTGGTTTCCTTCGCGCTGTTTGCGCTGTTCGTCTATCTGTTCAGCCCGATCCTGCTGCCCTTCGTCGCCGGCATGGCGCTGGCCTATCTGCTCGATCCCGTCGCGGACCGGCTGGAGGCGCTCGGCCTGCCGCGGCTCGGCGCGACCATCGTCATCCTCGTCCTCTTCGTCCTTGCGTTCATTCTCATTCTGCTGCTGCTGCTGCCGATCCTCGGAAACCAGCTCGCGGCTTTCCTCGAGGCCTTCCCGAACCTCGTCAGTTCCCTGCAGGAACTCATCACCTCCGGGTTCGGCAGCCGCCTGTTCGAGACGCTGGGCATCGGCGGGCAGGAGCTCAAGGCCAATGTCGGCAGCCTGCTGGGCGAGGGCGCCGGCTGGATCGGCGGCCTGCTCAAGTCCGTGTGGAACGGCGGTCAGGCACTGCTGTCGGTGATCTCGCTCTTCGTGGTGACGCCGGTCGTTGCCTTCTATCTTCTTCTCGACTGGGACCGGATGGTCGACAAGATCGACAACTGGCTGCCGCGGCAGCACCGCGACACCGTGCGCCAGCTGGCGCGCGAGATGGATCTGGCTGTCGCCGGCTTCGTGCGCGGCCAGGTCAGCGTCTGTTTCCTGCTCGGCGCCTTCTATGCGATCGGCCTTGCGGCGGTCGGGCTGAATTTCGGCCTGCTGATCGGCATCGGCGCTGGTCTCGTCAGCTTCATTCCCTATGTCGGCGCAACGCTCGGTCTCGTCGTCTCGCTCGGTGTCGCGTTGGTGCAGTTCTGGCCCGACTGGCCGATGGTCGCGGCTGTGCTTGCGATCTTTGCGGTCGGCCAGTTCCTCGAAGGCAATGTGCTGCAGCCCAAGCTGGTGGGCAACAATGTCGGCCTGCACCCGGTCTGGCTGATGTTCGCGCTGTTCGCCTTCGGCTACCTGTTCGGTTTCGTCGGCATGCTGATCGCCGTGCCGGCTGCGGCGATGATCGGCGTGCTGATCCGGTTTGCATTGAACCAGTACATGGCGAGCGCGCTCTACACCGGTGAGGCGACGGCGATGGCCAGCGGTGTGCCGGGCGATGCGGTCGGCGTGCTGCCCGAAGAAAAGGTGGAGAGCCGCGATGGCTGA
- a CDS encoding HdaA/DnaA family protein gives MADTLRGGGEQLPLILPHETAYGRDDFLIGSSNRAAFALIDAWPQWPSAAALLAGPVGSGKTHLAHIWQAASGAVILRASELRREQVEDLARSGAVALEDAHAGFDETAMFHLFNAVRETGGSLLVTSRSWPQSWGLRLPDLASRLRAATPVEILEPDDDLLRRVLVKLFADRQIDIDPAVVEFLAVRMERSVAAAQALVDRLDRASLSAGRRITRPLAASVLAEQDPAA, from the coding sequence ATGGCTGACACCTTGCGCGGGGGCGGCGAGCAGCTGCCGCTGATCCTGCCGCACGAGACCGCTTACGGGCGGGACGATTTCCTGATCGGCTCCTCGAACCGGGCAGCCTTTGCGCTGATCGATGCCTGGCCGCAGTGGCCGAGCGCGGCAGCGCTCCTGGCAGGACCTGTGGGCTCGGGCAAGACGCATCTCGCTCATATATGGCAGGCGGCGAGCGGCGCGGTGATCCTGCGGGCGTCCGAGCTGCGCCGCGAGCAGGTGGAGGATCTCGCCCGGTCCGGCGCGGTCGCGCTCGAAGATGCTCACGCGGGTTTCGACGAGACGGCGATGTTCCATCTGTTCAATGCCGTTCGAGAGACTGGCGGCAGCCTGCTTGTGACCTCGCGCAGCTGGCCCCAGTCCTGGGGCTTGCGTCTGCCGGACCTTGCCTCGCGTCTGCGTGCCGCGACCCCGGTGGAGATCCTCGAGCCGGACGACGATCTGCTGCGGCGGGTTCTGGTCAAGCTTTTCGCGGATCGCCAGATCGATATCGACCCGGCCGTGGTAGAGTTTCTCGCGGTGCGGATGGAGCGGTCCGTGGCGGCGGCGCAGGCGCTGGTCGACCGCCTCGACCGGGCTTCGCTGTCGGCTGGCCGGCGGATCACGCGCCCGCTCGCCGCA